Proteins encoded by one window of Lathyrus oleraceus cultivar Zhongwan6 chromosome 1, CAAS_Psat_ZW6_1.0, whole genome shotgun sequence:
- the LOC127084272 gene encoding E3 ubiquitin-protein ligase RING1 has translation MEHHHRKLIPELCELICHGIDSVSKCSLNNDCANCFRNCLKTNPQYPNYYYPPPPSPPPPPPQQEFPLYSSSNQNQHKIANYFIITLSILAFIFFLVCIRAIYVNFRSRRRMRRLRAVARTRAPPPPSSSSLSSRIQQIQVMNFDDEQQHDSIVDHPIWYIRTQGLRQSVINAISVCKYKKGEGLIEGTECSVCLSEFEEDESLRLLPKCHHAFHLPCIDTWLRSHTNCPMCRAPIVNTNPTIARVQSLESIVVDSHSTSLDDRHVDENSGESESNLGFQNRVHDYELRNRVEGEGGQLEVCENGRPVVDAVSGSIRPRRSVSMDDSFVVGINSVVATVLSKECNGDEDSVSKVNGSENLATTSKGGSSSSFSFRSTRYLQGVASPMKRSSSYNGKFLLSWYSRNQKKPNAILRSF, from the coding sequence ATGGAACATCATCACAGAAAACTGATCCCAGAGTTATGCGAGTTGATATGCCATGGAATAGACTCTGTATCTAAATGTTCACTCAACAATGATTGCGCTAATTGCTTCAGAAACTGTCTCAAAACCAATCCTCAATACCCTAATTACTATTATCCACCACCACCGTCACCGCCACCGCCACCGCCACAACAAGAATTTCCATTATACTCCTCATCCAATCAAAACCAGCACAAAATCGCCAATTACTTCATCATCACTCTTTCTATTCTTGCTTTTATTTTCTTCCTTGTTTGTATCCGTGCAATTTATGTCAATTTTAGGTCAAGAAGAAGGATGCGAAGGTTAAGGGCAGTGGCAAGGACAAGAGCACCACCACCACCATcctcatcatcattatcatcaaGGATTCAACAAATTCAGGTGATGAATTTTGATGATGAACAACAACATGATTCTATTGTGGATCATCCAATTTGGTATATTCGAACTCAAGGTCTTCGACAATCTGTTATTAATGCAATTAGTGTTTGTAAGTATAAGAAAGGTGAAGGATTGATTGAAGGAACTGAATGTTCCGTTTGTTTGAGTGAGTTTGAAGAAGATGAGAGTCTTAGGCTTTTACCTAAGTGTCATCATGCTTTTCATTTACCTTGTATTGATACTTGGCTTAGATCTCATACTAATTGTCCTATGTGTAGAGCTCCAATTGTTAATACTAACCCTACAATTGCGAGGGTTCAGTCTTTGGAATCTATTGTTGTTGATTCTCATTCAACTTCATTGGATGATAGACATGTTGATGAAAATAGTGGTGAATCTGAATCCAATTTAGGGTTTCAAAATAGGGTTCATGATTATGAGTTGAGGAATAGGGTAGAAGGGGAAGGAGGGCAATTGGAGGTTTGTGAAAACGGAAGACCAGTTGTCGATGCGGTTAGTGGCAGTATTCGGCCTAGGAGATCGGTTTCTATGGATGATTCTTTTGTTGTAGGTATCAATAGTGTTGTTGCAACTGTTCTGTCAAAGGAATGTAATGGTGATGAAGATAGTGTTTCAAAGGTTAATGGAAGTGAGAATTTAGCAACTACATCCAAAGGTGGTAGTAGTAGCAGCTTTTCTTTTAGGTCAACAAGATATTTGCAGGGTGTTGCTAGTCCAATGAAGAGATCAAGTTCATATAATGGGAAATTTCTTCTGTCTTGGTATAGCCGCAATCAGAAAAAGCCAAATGCTATTCTGAGAAGCTTTTGA